The Rhodamnia argentea isolate NSW1041297 chromosome 7, ASM2092103v1, whole genome shotgun sequence genome contains the following window.
ATCCCAGGTTTGGATACATAGCTAATGACAGTTTAGTGATTAAAGCCGAAGTTTGCGTCTCAACATTTGCTCATCCGGTGAATAGTCGGCCAGCTAGACCAATTGATAGCTTCGACTCCTATTTTACTGGTCTAGAGGAACTCATCAAGGCTGCTGGGACTAATATGGCTAGTGTAGGACCAAGTTCGTGCCACCAAGATGGTGCTTTAACCACTGAAATTCCTAGTTTAGAAGAAATTGAGAAGGCTAAGCAGTCTTTGAAGGAATGCCTTATGGATCTCTTTAAATTGACTACGAAAGAGAGGCTATCTGAGGCACTATCAACTTTAAGGTCAGCCAGAACTGGATTATCATTGAAGCAACAAATAGCAATCGAGACATTTCAGGCCAATTTCAGTGATTTCACTTCTGACTTCTTAGCATTTGAGCAGGACAATTCTGAGTTTGAGCTGCATAAACTTCAGAAGGATCAAAGGTTCTCTGATTTGAAGAAATGCCACGAGATTCACATCTTGTATAAGCAGTTAATGGATGAACTCAtcaaggaagaggaggaagtgaAGTCTAGGAGGGAGAAGCTTCTCTCAGACTGGGAGATCTTACTGGTCGAGTCCGAAGAGGCGAAGTCG
Protein-coding sequences here:
- the LOC125315809 gene encoding MATH domain and coiled-coil domain-containing protein At3g58410-like; translated protein: MSALTDVNRGVFTWKISNFTGMIARWLYSETFIVSGCQWRIIVYPKGHNTDHLSLYLETGDSARLPDGWTKFSLSVIDQTIDVRSIRIETQRRFNERERGWGYRSFMSLTLLHNPRFGYIANDSLVIKAEVCVSTFAHPVNSRPARPIDSFDSYFTGLEELIKAAGTNMASVGPSSCHQDGALTTEIPSLEEIEKAKQSLKECLMDLFKLTTKERLSEALSTLRSARTGLSLKQQIAIETFQANFSDFTSDFLAFEQDNSEFELHKLQKDQRFSDLKKCHEIHILYKQLMDELIKEEEEVKSRREKLLSDWEILLVESEEAKSGYQDEQKKVAEAEEKKRLAEERMSRSTGAWANLKAQFC